One window of the Thamnophis elegans isolate rThaEle1 chromosome 6, rThaEle1.pri, whole genome shotgun sequence genome contains the following:
- the LOC116509903 gene encoding protocadherin beta-16-like yields MENCFWKRQGLYVLLSFSFLRVMCASIRFSVPEEKKKGFLVANVLKELKLKTGELITREAYLVAEGTQEYFHLDIQTGNLLINDKIDREALCGQNDPCLLLSQLVLENPLDMFNLEIKIEDVNDNAPKFWKNNVEVDILETVPKSTTFPLEPAQDEDLGENSIQNYTLSPNEHFHLEVHKNEDGNNNIYLVLKKTLDRERMPYLQLILLAIDGGVPKKTGTVQININVLDNNDNFPLFSKSEYKARIKENLPEGTLVIKMEATDLDLGSNAQILYSFHQVPERINNLFYLNEITGEITVWGQIDYEKEKSYIMSIRATDGGGLSGHCKILIEVEDENDNPPEVSIISLISTLKEDSLPDTIVALLSVRDQDSGDNSKTVCSVQMNLPFVLEATTNNFYQLVLQSPLDRETVTEYNITITAIDWGAPRLTSTRLINVQISDVNDNSPLFEKSSYDMQIRENNIPGLLIGSVHALDLDTTLNAKVNYLVLPGKGDGIVTTYISINSETGNMYALRSLDYEQIRGFRVTVRASDGGSPSLSSEVIVRIHIIDENDNAPFFLYPLQNNTSPCNELLPKSAEAGYLVTKVVAVDADSGQNSWLSYELLKATDPALFSIGAQNGEVKTRRVLNERDTSKQRLVILVRDNGLPPQTSTALLNVLLVDGFSDPFLRRVDVSVQEPEEDKTLTKYLMICLAAVSFVFLVCIVVFIMVKIFKKDTQSHFTAAVPHFPPAGSDTPGNCADSQNGSLSRTYRYDVCLTGGSLSSEFRFLRPLFPVFSVGDVNVPGNSSISAGIQDSSEQVAVNGAKKEGKVPVSEDPAAKSGGPSCTVNQAIGANMNSGQSDWLSYH; encoded by the coding sequence ATGGAGAATTGCTTTTGGAAAAGGCAAGGTCTGTatgtccttctctctttttcattcCTTAGAGTAATGTGTGCTTCAATTCGCTTTTCTGTccctgaggaaaagaaaaaggggttTCTGGTGGCTAATGTGCTcaaagaattgaaactgaaaacagGGGAGCTTATCACACGCGAAGCATATTTAGTTGCTGAGGGCACTCAGGAATACTTCCACCTTGATATTCAAACTGGGAATCTGTTGATTAATGATAAAATAGACAGAGAAGCTTTATGTGGCCAGAATGATCCTTGTCTACTTCTTTCTCAGCTTGTTTTGGAAAACCCCTTAGATATGTTTAACCTTGAAATCAAGATAGAAGATGTGAATGACAATGCACCCAAATTTTGGAAAAACAATGTGGAGGTAGACATTCTTGAGACTGTTCCTAAAAGTACAACGTTCCCTTTGGAACCTGCCCAAGATGAGGACTTGGGagaaaatagcatccaaaattataCTCTTAGTCCCAATGAGCATTTTCACCTGGAAGTACATAAGAATGAAGACGGGAATAACAATATATATCTTGTTTTGAAGAAAACATTAGATAGGGAGAGGATGCCATATCTTCAATTGATTCTATTGGCTATTGATGGAGGAGTTCCAAAGAAAACCGGCACAGttcaaattaatattaatgttctAGATAATAATGATAACTTTCCTCTGTTTAGTAAGTCTGAATATAAGGCAAGAATAAAGGAGAATCTCCCTGAGGGCACCCTTGTGATTAAAATGGAAGCTACAGATCTGGATTTGGGTTCAAATGCGCAAATCCTCTACTCGTTCCATCAGGTGCCTGAAAGAATaaacaatttgttttatttaaatgaaatcaCTGGTGAAATAACTGTTTGGGGACAAATTGATTATGAGAAAGAAAAGAGTTATATCATGAGCATCAGAGCAACAGATGGAGGGGGTCTTTCAGGGCACTGCAAGATACTGATAGAGGTTGAAGATGAGAATGACAATCCCCCAGAAGTGTCAATTATATCTCTGATCAGCACTTTAAAGGAGGACTCTCTCCCGGACACAATAGTGGCCCTCTTAAGTGTGAGAGACCAAGATTCTGGAGACAACAGCAAAACGGTCTGCTCCGTGCAGATGAATCTCCCTTTTGTGCTGGAAGCCACTACAAACAACTTTTATCAGCTTGTGCTCCAAAGTCCCCTAGACAGAGAGACGGTCACTGAATACAACATCACCATCACTGCCATTGATTGGGGAGCTCCTAGGCTCACTTCAACAAGATTGATTAATGTTCAGATCTCCGATGTCAATGATAATTCTCCCCTTTTTGAAAAGTCTTCATATGACATGCAAATCAGAGAGAATAATATTCCAGGCTTGCTCATTGGCTCAGTCCATGCTCTGGATCTGGACACAACGCTGAATGCTAAAGTGAATTACTTAGTTCTGCCGGGGAAGGGTGATGGCATAGTGACTACTTACATCTCAATCAACTCTGAAACTGGAAACATGTATGCCCTCCGATCCCTGGACTATGAGCAGATAAGAGGCTTCAGAGTCACTGTGAGGGCATCTGATGGTGGTTCTCCTTCCCTAAGCTCAGAAGTGATTGTCCGAATCCACATAATAGATGAGAATGACAATGCTCCCTTCTTCCTGTATCCCCTCCAGAACAACACATCCCCATGCAATGAGCTGCTTCCCAAGTCAGCCGAGGCCGGCTATCTGGTCACCAAAGTGGTTGCAGTGGACGCAGATTCTGGCCAGAACTCCTGGCTTTCCTATGAATTGCTGAAGGCCACAGACCCAGCCCTTTTCAGCATAGGAGCGCAGAATGGGGAAGTGAAAACCAGGAGAGTCCTGAATGAGCGAGACACAAGTAAGCAGAGGCTGGTGATACTGGTCAGAGACAATGGCCTTCCTCCACAGACCAGCACGGCGTTGCTTAATGTTCTTCTTGTGGATGGCTTTTCGGATCCCTTCCTGAGGAGGGTGGATGTCAGTGTGCAAGAACCGGAAGAAGATAAAACCTTGACCAAGTACCTGATGATCTGCTTGGCTGCAGTCTCCTTTGTGTTCCTGGTCTGCATTGTTGTGTTTATTATGGTCAAAATCTTCAAGAAGGACACCCAAAGCCATTTTACTGCAGCTGTTCCTCACTTCCCACCTGCCGGTTCTGATACTCCAGGGAATTGTGCTGATTCACAGAATGGGTCTCTTTCCCGGACTTACCGTTATGATGTTTGTTTGACTGGTGGATCCTTAAGTAGCGAGTTCCGATTTCTCAGGCCTCTCTTTCCTGTCTTTTCGGTGGGAGATGTTAACGTCCCAGGGAACAGTAGTATTTCTGCAGGCATCCAAGATAGTTCTGAGCAGGTTGCAGTAAATGGCGCAAAGAAAGAG